ACGTCGCGCAGCCGCCGGGCCCGCGGATCGGCGATCCCCGCCTTGACCGCCTCGGCGCTCCAGCGGCGGGCGACGACGGGCGGCCCCATCCGCACCGAGAAGGCACCGTGCTGCCTCAGGTACGCGAGCATCGGCCGGAGCCACTGCTCCAGGCCGGCCGCGGTCCAGTCGATGACGGGGCCCTCGGGCAGGTAGGCCAGGTACCGTCTCAGCTTCGGCAGGGGCCGCAGCAACACCAGCCCGGCCCCGGCGACGCGGCCCTCCTCGTCCAGCCAGCCGAGGCTCAGGGCCCGCCAGTCCGGCTTCACGTCCCCCCACGAGGGGACCTGCATATGGCTCACCGAGGGACGGGCCGTGGCGAAGGCCAGGTGTTCCTCACGGGTGATCGCTTCCACGCGGTAGCTCATGCGCCGTGCTCCTTTGCTCGGCGCACCGGCCTGTCGAGCATGCGCCGCGACCCAGGTTCACCCGGCGGGCCGGCCCGCTCCCCCGGCCATGCGGACAGATCCTGGCCGCTACCACCACCCGTCCGGGGCGGCGGCAGCGGTTCGGGTGTTTCGGAGTGGAGGACTCGCCGGTTCCGGCGGAGGCTGGTGAGGTGACCGCCTGCCCTCCCGGTTCCGGCCTGCCGCGCGGCGAACGGCGCCGCCGGCTGCCGCGGGCCCTTCCGGCGATCCTCGCCGCCGCCTTCGTCCTGCTGCACGTCTTCGGCTATCCGGCGACCCGTTTCTCCAACGACTCCTATCGCTACGCCCGTCAGGCCCACGAGTTCCTCGGCGATCCCCCGTCCGACGCGACCCGCAAGGCGGTCGCCGCCTACTGCGCGGACACGGCCCGGCTGGTCCACCGCAACCGGATGCTCGACCAGCTGAGGTACCGGGAACCCGGCCGGGAGGCCGCCTACGCGGCCCGGTGCGAGCGGAAGTACGCGCACGGGCTGGAACCCACCGACCCCCGGTACGAGCGGATCTTCCGCACCCGGCCCGGATATCCTTTCGTGGCGGCGCCGTTCGTGGCACTCCTCGGCGCCAAGGCCGGACTCACGCTGGTCGCGCTGCTGTGCACCGCGCTCGCCGGATACCTCGTGCTCCTGCTGCTGCGCACGCTGCGCGCGCCGCCCCCGGCCGCGCTGCTCGGCCAGGCCCTGTGCTACGTGACGCCGCTCGCCTCCTGGGGCGGCCGACCGCTGGCCGAGGGCCCGGCACTCGCGCTGACCGCCGCGCTGCTGCTCGCCGCGGTGTGGCTGCTGCACGGCCGCGTGCGGCCGGGCGCCGCGCTGTTCACCGGCGCCCTGGCCGGCGGACTCGCCGTCAGGTACTCGACGTTCCTGCTGGTGGCGCTGTTCCTGGCGGCCGCCGCGGCGGCCGCACTGCTCCTGGTCCGCCGGGCCCGGCACCGCGGAACCCGGTGGCTCGCCGGGCTGTCGGCGGGCGGCACCCTGGCCACGCTGGTCGGCGGCGAGCTCCTGGACCTGCCCGGCACCACGGACTCGCTCCAGGACACCTTCACGCTCCACTGGACCCGGCCCGAGATCGCGGACCCCTGGCAGGCCCTCCTCCGGCTCAACCACCACTACTGGTGGCAGTGGCTGCAGAAGGAGGCCCTCGCCCCGCTCCTGCTGTTCCTGCTCGCGGTGGGCGCGTGGGGTGTGTGGCGGCGTTCGGTGCCGGTCGCCCTGTGCGTGATCGCCGTGGGGGCGACCGGCTTCGCCACGGCCGCGGCGCACCCGCTCGCGGTCGAACTGGACCGGCTGTACGTCACCGTGTGGCTCGTGCCCGTCATCGGCGTGCCCCTGGCACTGAGCCGGCTGTGGCACCCGCTCCGGGAACGGCCGGCGCCGGGCGCCGGGCGGGCGGCACCCGCGGCCGGGGGCGGACCCGCGGCGCGGCTCCACGGCGAACGGGAGGAGGCCTGGCGGCAGGCGGCCGACTAGGGTCCGGCCCCCGCCGCCCGGCACCGCCGGTCGGCGGTCAGCCGACCTCCATGCCGCCGGGCGACTGCGCGCGGCGGGCGAACGCGAGGACGGCGAGGAGGGTGGTCGGCTGCCGCGTGGACAGGTAGAGGTACGGCGCGACGCGGTCGGGGTCGTGGAGCTGGATCCGCAGGGCGGTGGGGACGTAGCCGCGCAGCAGCATCAGCGCGCGCACATCGGCGCGCCGGGTGCGCCACAGGAACGCCTCCTCGGCGTCCAGGATCTCGGCGAGCCCGAGGGAGCGGAGCGGCAGGCGCATCGGGCCCGCGAGCAGTTCGCCGCCGGTCACCACGATGCGCACGCCGCCGTAGGCGCGCAGCACCCCGGCCGCCGCCGCTCCTGTCGCCGCGCCGCCGCCCGCGGCGATCGCCGGGCCGAAGGGAAGCAGTACGGCCGCGGTCATCACGCCGAGCATGACGGCGAGCCAGAACCAGGCTCTCGGAACGCCGAGCCGTTCTTCGTACAGAGGCATGGGCCCACCCTGCCATCCCGCTCCGGCGCGCCGCGCACCGCCCATCGGTGGGGGTCCTTCACGTCCCTGACGTGCCGTTCGCCGGCCGGATCAGACGGAGGACGGCTCCGTGGCCGCCGTCACGCGGGAGCGGGGGACGCCCGCGGCCTGCCGCCGGTACTCGCCGGGCGGCATGCCGGCCAGTCGGGTGAAGCGGGTGTCGAAGATGCCCGGTGTCGGGCAGCCGACCGTGTGGCGGACCTCGCCGACACCGAGGGCGCCGCCCCGCAGCAAGACCGTGGCGCGCTCGATGCGGCGCGCCGTCAGGTACGCGTATGGCGACATGCCGTACGCGAGCCGGAACTGGCGGCCGAGCTGCCCGGCGGGCAGGTCCGCGTCCCGGGCGAGCGCCTCGACGTCGAGCGGCTTCGCGTACTCCCGGTCGATCCGGTCACGGATGCGGCGCAGTCGCGCGAGGTCGGTGAGACGCTGCGCGGCGGCGCGTGCGCGGCCCCACGAGGGGTGGCACATGGGGGACTCCCTGGCGGCGATGGCTGGTGGGTGGGCGGCGTGCTCGGCGCGGGCCGGGGCGCCGGCGGCTCAGCGGAGCTCCTGGATGCGGACCAGGTTGCCCGCCGGGTCACGGAACGCGCAGTCGCGGATGTCGTACGGCTGTTCGGTGGGTTCCTGGACGACCTCGACGTCATGGGCCTGCACCTTCTCGAACGTGCCGTCCAGGTCCCGGGTGGCCAGGAGGATCCAGCCGTAGGTGCCCTTGGCCATCATCTCGGTGATGGTGCGGCGTTCCGCCTCGGTGATCCCGGGGTCGGCGGCCGGCGGCGCCAGCAGGATGGAGGTGCCGGGCTGGCCGGGAGGACCGACCGTGATCCAGCGCATCCTGCCCTGTCCGACATCGCTGCGGACCTCGAAGCCGAGCGCGTCGCGGTAGAAGGCCAGGGAGGCGTCCGGGTCGTCGTGCGGGAGGGCGGTCGTGTGGATGGTGATGTCCATGAAGATCAGGCTAGGGGCGCGGCCCGGCCCGGCGCTTCTCCATTCCTGACCGAGTGCCGCCCCGCACGGCAGGGACCGCACATGGGGCGGATGAGCGGTGCGGCGAGCCGGCGCCGGGCGCGGACGGCATCGCGCCTTGCTGGTGGGCCGTGCCGCGAGGCATCCGCGCCTTCCTGGTGGACGGCGGTGGTCGCCCGCGCCGGACGATGGCGGTCACCCGCGCCGTGCGCCGACGGTCG
Above is a genomic segment from Streptomyces glaucescens containing:
- a CDS encoding VOC family protein, with amino-acid sequence MDITIHTTALPHDDPDASLAFYRDALGFEVRSDVGQGRMRWITVGPPGQPGTSILLAPPAADPGITEAERRTITEMMAKGTYGWILLATRDLDGTFEKVQAHDVEVVQEPTEQPYDIRDCAFRDPAGNLVRIQELR
- a CDS encoding helix-turn-helix transcriptional regulator; the encoded protein is MCHPSWGRARAAAQRLTDLARLRRIRDRIDREYAKPLDVEALARDADLPAGQLGRQFRLAYGMSPYAYLTARRIERATVLLRGGALGVGEVRHTVGCPTPGIFDTRFTRLAGMPPGEYRRQAAGVPRSRVTAATEPSSV
- a CDS encoding DUF3093 domain-containing protein, which codes for MPLYEERLGVPRAWFWLAVMLGVMTAAVLLPFGPAIAAGGGAATGAAAAGVLRAYGGVRIVVTGGELLAGPMRLPLRSLGLAEILDAEEAFLWRTRRADVRALMLLRGYVPTALRIQLHDPDRVAPYLYLSTRQPTTLLAVLAFARRAQSPGGMEVG